From one Tindallia californiensis genomic stretch:
- a CDS encoding transposase, whose translation MNNLLTDDRLNMVMQMARKPRIHYPGALYHVMAKGNNGEDVLREEMHKKKYLEIIERYKEKQGFILYAYCIMDNHVHLLIQVEDIPLSQIMQRIQQVYTQWFNKKQNRTGHVFQQRYKALLCDKDNYLLQLIKYIHLNPVKGNLAGGILYQWSSHRFYLGKKGNLVNTDYVLSLFSQRKREAVERYQQFLNQKDIAEEKIEYLNADEFLSTQPPSKNVKKDPVETISIDRMIEEIAENEKLLISDVSKKTRQQKISDIRKAIVLLSDKYSNDSNKQLSEKLNVSTSMISKIKSQDSQKTACVEKIMERWEKENK comes from the coding sequence TTGAATAATTTACTTACGGATGATAGACTGAATATGGTGATGCAAATGGCGAGAAAACCAAGAATTCATTACCCTGGAGCCCTATATCACGTAATGGCCAAAGGGAACAATGGAGAAGACGTATTACGAGAAGAAATGCATAAAAAGAAGTATTTGGAAATCATCGAAAGATACAAGGAAAAACAGGGCTTTATCCTGTACGCCTACTGTATTATGGATAATCATGTTCATTTATTAATCCAAGTGGAGGATATACCACTTTCTCAAATTATGCAGCGAATCCAGCAAGTGTATACACAGTGGTTTAATAAAAAGCAAAATCGCACTGGCCATGTATTTCAGCAAAGGTATAAGGCTCTGCTATGCGATAAAGATAATTATTTACTTCAATTAATAAAATACATCCACCTCAATCCCGTTAAAGGAAACCTTGCCGGAGGAATTTTATATCAGTGGAGTAGCCATCGTTTTTATCTTGGAAAGAAAGGGAACTTAGTCAATACCGATTACGTCCTAAGCCTTTTTTCTCAAAGGAAAAGGGAAGCTGTAGAGCGATACCAACAATTTTTGAATCAAAAAGATATAGCAGAAGAAAAAATAGAATACTTGAATGCTGATGAGTTCCTTTCGACCCAACCACCATCAAAAAATGTCAAAAAAGACCCCGTAGAAACAATCAGTATTGATCGGATGATAGAAGAAATAGCTGAAAATGAAAAACTTCTTATCAGTGATGTTAGTAAGAAGACACGACAGCAAAAGATATCAGATATTCGTAAAGCCATTGTTCTTTTAAGCGACAAATACAGCAATGACAGCAATAAACAACTGTCTGAGAAATTGAACGTATCAACTTCGATGATATCAAAAATAAAGTCACAGGATAGTCAAAAAACGGCCTGCGTTGAAAAAATAATGGAGAGATGGGAAAAGGAGAATAAGTAA
- a CDS encoding ABC transporter substrate-binding protein, producing MRTRMTRLFIIFVMITFISGCNQAPTHQAEILFITKDQSDTRSLNPTRMEVAATMALEACRSENKEAKSIHHHFIRYTGDETEGYHKAKAYLESNQSVVALVGDFNSDGTAYVARLAEEFQLPHLSFFATDIRIFEEHPQSYSYRSQMSHETTDLMAMASYALNKPYKPYQPTVAVVYNDLSNIEARWLEFESLAPAHGIQVVEKRQVSREERDFRPVLAAYKELEQNVDSIILFLSSGQLEHFLQQANMEKIATPIIASPVTFSPETAKELPRLHMPFYSTVQGIYMNLQQGKDETLEGFANAYRVHVGYHQMDGLGPWIYDGVRLIHELTLQELRPMEIKEALDQYHEKRMIGQVSFDKYGLIKESTYVKVLIEDGYLKEIKDEENH from the coding sequence ATGAGAACACGCATGACAAGATTGTTTATTATTTTCGTGATGATCACTTTTATCAGTGGTTGCAATCAGGCACCAACTCATCAAGCGGAGATTTTGTTTATTACGAAAGATCAGTCAGATACCAGAAGTCTTAATCCGACAAGGATGGAAGTGGCGGCAACTATGGCACTGGAGGCTTGTCGGAGCGAAAATAAAGAGGCAAAAAGTATTCATCATCATTTTATTCGATATACTGGTGACGAAACAGAAGGATACCATAAAGCGAAAGCTTATCTGGAGTCAAATCAGTCCGTAGTAGCACTGGTAGGAGACTTTAACTCCGATGGGACAGCATACGTTGCCCGGTTGGCAGAAGAGTTTCAGTTACCACACTTGTCCTTTTTTGCAACGGATATCCGTATTTTTGAGGAGCATCCACAAAGTTATTCTTATCGCAGCCAGATGAGCCATGAAACCACGGACTTAATGGCGATGGCTTCCTATGCACTAAATAAGCCGTACAAGCCTTATCAACCTACGGTGGCGGTAGTTTATAATGATTTAAGTAATATTGAAGCACGGTGGCTGGAATTTGAATCACTGGCTCCTGCTCACGGTATTCAGGTAGTCGAAAAAAGGCAGGTAAGCCGGGAAGAGCGAGATTTTCGACCTGTATTGGCAGCGTATAAAGAGCTGGAGCAGAATGTGGACAGCATCATACTTTTCCTCTCCTCCGGTCAGCTTGAACACTTTCTGCAGCAGGCAAATATGGAAAAAATCGCAACACCGATCATTGCATCACCGGTTACTTTTTCACCGGAAACGGCTAAAGAGCTTCCAAGGCTTCATATGCCCTTTTATAGTACGGTGCAGGGTATATATATGAATCTTCAGCAAGGCAAAGATGAGACGTTAGAAGGTTTTGCCAATGCTTATCGGGTGCATGTCGGCTACCACCAGATGGACGGACTGGGACCTTGGATTTATGACGGAGTAAGGCTGATCCACGAATTGACCCTTCAGGAACTAAGACCAATGGAAATCAAAGAAGCGTTGGATCAATATCATGAAAAAAGAATGATTGGCCAGGTATCCTTTGACAAATATGGCCTTATTAAAGAAAGCACTTATGTGAAAGTACTCATCGAAGACGGGTATCTAAAGGAGATAAAGGATGAAGAAAATCATTAA
- a CDS encoding sensor histidine kinase has product MKKIIKSLRGKNNSLQLRFFSYFMVSGLLLILIIAAMGFGIVHRYAMEHFKSNAVERGANLEVRMKGYIEREMEMLTALHRALGPSDPEQIVASLKETERYHESMILSPQGLVKCASNAGIVGYQYENKDFFRKAMKGGKESQFLVMHDPFEQQAFLHFIIPLMDEEDNMVHLGVHRMLPAWLKDQMAREHLITDGEFLVTDEQGVVLFLIDHQGFQESASNQIKPPSIFDHGITYEAAINPIEPMEEPVHRLGDGYMVTYHKMEGSWGIVSGKLSTETVDRQYAVITVGILLSILLTGIIFAFFGALMAKRTIKPIDDLTNQLKETLAGRQPQIYPQQNLELNQLVEGFNDSWEENRLAQKAIIKEKQAAEIAHREAEQANKAKSEFLANVSHELRTPLNGIIGTIQLVKSRTEDKQTVELLENAYQLSRQLLGIITDLLDFSHLERDGLMYKNQPFQLDEMIWNLVEMYDALAEKKNLDYVVEVEDNVPSDVMGDVERIEQALKKLLDNAFKFTQHGAVILRVSFKNDHRGNENLLFSVEDTGIGIPEEKKEMIFDRFSQVDGTTEREYEGLGVGLSIAQSLVEGMGGRIWLEGKKEGSTFYVMIPAVRSDNPSRKDEASWKFSSRPSMREKPAFARELMQMSGFDLKEGLERIGGNWEVYQEVLFRFLDRAKSLQQEKEDDLDSLYELKGSAGNIGAINVMKACNDMIEAKKTGTEANFYRNRLESEVEQLWQLLMPYRKKAFRMMPDEEAINGREKMEKDQDKEMELNPVIVQRLLNVKQRLIHAEFIEDEELQEIRKALEGKRSALRLFDHIQNSITAFEYEKALEQLDMLISLKSSDWEDV; this is encoded by the coding sequence ATGAAGAAAATCATTAAGTCATTAAGAGGAAAAAACAATAGTCTACAGCTTCGCTTTTTCTCATACTTTATGGTTTCTGGCCTTCTCTTAATATTGATTATTGCGGCAATGGGCTTCGGTATTGTTCATCGATATGCCATGGAACACTTCAAAAGCAATGCCGTAGAAAGAGGAGCTAACTTGGAAGTAAGGATGAAAGGATATATTGAGCGGGAAATGGAAATGCTGACAGCACTGCATCGTGCCCTTGGGCCATCAGATCCGGAGCAGATCGTGGCCAGCTTGAAGGAGACGGAACGATACCACGAATCAATGATTCTTTCGCCGCAAGGTCTGGTAAAGTGCGCATCGAATGCTGGAATTGTCGGATATCAATATGAAAACAAGGACTTCTTTCGTAAAGCAATGAAGGGAGGAAAAGAGAGCCAATTTTTGGTGATGCATGACCCTTTTGAACAGCAGGCTTTTCTTCATTTTATAATTCCTTTGATGGATGAGGAGGACAATATGGTTCACCTTGGTGTGCATCGCATGTTGCCAGCCTGGCTAAAAGATCAGATGGCGAGGGAACATCTTATCACAGATGGGGAGTTTCTGGTGACGGATGAGCAAGGAGTAGTACTCTTTTTAATTGATCATCAAGGATTTCAAGAATCAGCATCAAACCAGATAAAGCCACCCTCCATTTTTGACCATGGGATTACTTATGAAGCAGCCATCAACCCAATAGAGCCAATGGAGGAACCAGTTCATCGGCTTGGAGATGGTTATATGGTCACGTATCACAAGATGGAAGGCTCCTGGGGGATTGTGTCCGGAAAGCTAAGCACAGAAACAGTGGACAGACAGTATGCTGTTATTACAGTGGGAATCCTTCTATCCATTCTGTTGACTGGAATCATTTTTGCTTTTTTTGGCGCTTTAATGGCAAAAAGAACCATAAAACCCATTGATGATCTCACCAACCAATTGAAAGAAACCTTGGCAGGGCGTCAACCACAGATTTATCCCCAGCAAAACTTAGAGTTAAACCAACTGGTGGAAGGGTTTAATGATTCCTGGGAAGAAAATCGGCTTGCTCAGAAAGCAATCATAAAAGAAAAGCAGGCGGCAGAAATTGCCCACAGAGAAGCTGAACAGGCAAATAAGGCGAAGTCAGAATTTCTGGCTAACGTCAGCCATGAACTCAGAACCCCGCTGAATGGAATCATTGGGACCATTCAACTTGTAAAAAGCCGGACGGAGGATAAACAAACGGTAGAATTGCTGGAAAACGCTTATCAACTTTCACGACAATTACTGGGAATCATTACAGATTTATTAGACTTTTCTCATTTGGAAAGAGACGGCTTGATGTACAAAAATCAGCCATTTCAACTAGATGAAATGATTTGGAACTTGGTGGAGATGTATGATGCTCTGGCGGAAAAAAAGAATTTAGACTATGTGGTGGAAGTTGAAGATAATGTTCCGTCTGATGTAATGGGAGATGTTGAAAGAATAGAGCAGGCATTGAAAAAACTTTTGGACAATGCCTTTAAGTTTACTCAGCATGGTGCTGTGATATTGCGGGTATCCTTCAAAAACGATCATAGAGGGAATGAAAATCTCCTGTTTTCTGTTGAAGACACAGGCATTGGCATTCCGGAAGAAAAAAAAGAAATGATCTTTGATCGTTTCAGTCAGGTTGATGGCACGACGGAGCGGGAATATGAAGGACTTGGCGTTGGCCTTAGCATTGCCCAGAGTCTTGTTGAAGGGATGGGTGGAAGGATTTGGCTGGAAGGCAAAAAAGAAGGGAGTACTTTTTATGTCATGATTCCTGCCGTCAGATCAGACAATCCTTCAAGAAAAGATGAAGCGAGCTGGAAATTTTCAAGCAGACCAAGCATGAGAGAAAAACCGGCTTTTGCCAGGGAACTAATGCAGATGAGTGGGTTTGATCTGAAGGAGGGGCTGGAAAGAATAGGCGGTAACTGGGAGGTCTACCAGGAAGTTCTGTTTCGTTTTCTTGATCGGGCAAAGAGCCTTCAGCAGGAAAAAGAAGACGATCTGGACAGTCTTTACGAATTGAAGGGTTCGGCTGGGAACATCGGGGCGATCAACGTGATGAAAGCTTGTAACGATATGATTGAAGCAAAAAAAACAGGCACCGAAGCCAATTTTTATCGAAATCGACTGGAATCTGAAGTAGAACAGCTATGGCAGTTGCTTATGCCCTATAGGAAAAAAGCTTTTAGAATGATGCCGGATGAAGAGGCGATCAACGGAAGAGAAAAAATGGAGAAAGATCAAGATAAAGAAATGGAACTGAATCCTGTTATTGTACAGCGATTATTGAATGTGAAGCAACGACTAATACATGCGGAGTTTATTGAAGATGAGGAACTGCAGGAAATCAGAAAAGCATTGGAAGGTAAAAGGTCAGCCTTACGCTTGTTTGATCATATTCAAAACTCCATTACGGCATTTGAGTATGAAAAAGCACTGGAGCAATTGGACATGCTAATATCCCTGAAATCCAGTGACTGGGAAGACGTATAA
- a CDS encoding tetratricopeptide repeat protein — MKTKDKMLTLLFCCVILLAGCGNSLEKGMQEAEEWLESGQYEKAMERYEALIESHPEETALYVGMANALIGLGEQQEAVKILEKGKELSENPAELREGLAVLYVQLEYYEKAESLYQEILKEEASEAIYLSLLELKQKQYKYEELTNLFEKHKAIFSNDTVLIYAADAYARQGKRELAQEIVGLVELQNLDEPETVELLLGYYLDIGMMEEAVSTAMKGLEIDGSNHQFLSIIHVQEDWPGYYIIDRKKADYTGDRKEEQAVLLSDSPSGSHASELLLLVIDLKTGKAMDMFDGAIGGYPWNLEVEDFTGNQAAEILMAAHSGGSGGGVFYNLLSFENATMNELELPAPQLKHRFVDDYMAVISYPELQRSFTFQLGNQEAYEEFGLYHNSMVLDPVMNGFARSFRLEPYYSESEERYGLEYIAPLVSGPALAAEVADVSLPYLWIENRWQAVDMRVDAYDDNAREIAYDPLDPSDFSDNLIHLLGMNLRQVREIMGEPNDIGWYGGDAYSYDDFTVVVDDRNNVGMVLASEWMGAARGDHLDTVKNVLGEPTIDEIDRHGFYGHYMTYELGDRYSVTFDAAISNKEVHTILLMLK, encoded by the coding sequence ATGAAAACAAAGGATAAAATGCTGACACTTCTTTTTTGTTGTGTCATCCTTCTAGCAGGCTGTGGTAATTCCCTGGAAAAAGGGATGCAAGAGGCTGAAGAATGGCTGGAATCGGGGCAATATGAAAAAGCAATGGAACGGTATGAAGCATTGATAGAATCCCACCCCGAAGAAACAGCATTATATGTAGGCATGGCAAATGCGCTGATTGGTCTTGGAGAACAGCAGGAAGCTGTAAAAATATTGGAAAAAGGAAAAGAATTATCTGAAAATCCTGCAGAACTAAGGGAAGGTCTGGCAGTCCTTTATGTGCAATTGGAATACTATGAAAAGGCAGAGTCGCTGTACCAAGAAATATTGAAAGAAGAAGCTTCAGAAGCTATTTATCTTTCTCTTTTAGAGTTGAAACAAAAGCAGTATAAATATGAGGAGCTAACGAATCTTTTTGAAAAGCATAAGGCAATCTTTTCCAACGATACCGTACTCATTTATGCGGCGGATGCCTACGCAAGGCAAGGAAAAAGGGAACTGGCCCAGGAAATAGTAGGCTTGGTAGAACTCCAAAACCTGGATGAGCCGGAAACCGTGGAGTTGTTGCTAGGCTACTATCTTGATATAGGAATGATGGAAGAAGCTGTCAGCACGGCGATGAAAGGTCTTGAAATTGATGGAAGCAACCATCAGTTTTTAAGCATCATCCATGTGCAGGAAGATTGGCCCGGTTATTATATTATTGATAGAAAAAAAGCGGATTACACTGGCGACAGAAAAGAAGAGCAGGCTGTGCTGTTAAGCGATTCACCAAGTGGCTCCCACGCATCTGAGCTTCTGCTGCTGGTGATAGACCTGAAAACCGGGAAAGCAATGGATATGTTTGATGGTGCTATCGGTGGCTATCCATGGAACCTAGAAGTAGAAGATTTTACCGGGAATCAGGCAGCAGAGATCTTAATGGCGGCACACAGTGGCGGTAGCGGTGGAGGTGTCTTTTATAACCTGCTAAGCTTTGAAAATGCCACTATGAATGAGTTGGAGCTGCCGGCACCGCAATTGAAACATCGGTTTGTGGACGATTACATGGCGGTTATATCCTATCCGGAGCTTCAGCGTAGTTTTACCTTTCAACTAGGAAACCAAGAGGCGTATGAAGAATTTGGACTATATCACAATTCAATGGTACTGGATCCGGTGATGAACGGGTTTGCCCGTTCCTTCAGATTGGAGCCGTACTACTCAGAAAGCGAAGAACGATACGGCCTGGAATACATAGCGCCATTGGTTTCTGGACCAGCTCTTGCAGCAGAAGTAGCCGATGTCAGTCTTCCTTATTTATGGATAGAAAACCGTTGGCAGGCGGTGGATATGAGGGTCGATGCTTATGATGATAATGCGAGAGAAATAGCCTACGATCCCCTTGATCCATCAGATTTTTCCGACAACCTGATTCATCTGTTAGGGATGAACCTGAGACAGGTAAGAGAAATCATGGGAGAACCTAATGATATCGGTTGGTATGGAGGCGATGCTTATAGCTATGATGACTTCACCGTTGTAGTAGATGATAGAAACAATGTAGGGATGGTTCTTGCCAGTGAATGGATGGGTGCTGCCAGAGGTGATCACCTCGACACCGTAAAAAATGTATTGGGAGAACCAACAATAGATGAAATAGATAGGCATGGGTTCTATGGCCATTACATGACCTACGAACTGGGAGATCGATATAGCGTAACCTTTGATGCGGCTATCAGCAACAAAGAAGTTCATACCATATTGCTGATGTTAAAATAA
- the hydE gene encoding [FeFe] hydrogenase H-cluster radical SAM maturase HydE, producing MIDLVEKLYTNNTLRKHELIQLLRDIEAPTRNHLIKKAHATRMHRYGDLVYMRGLIEFTNYCHQNCQYCGIRSGNPRAERYRLSLDEILDSCRIGSELGFRTFVLQGGEDLYYNDERIVEILERIKEQYPESAITLSIGEKSRESYQKFYNAGADRYLLRHETASRHLYERMHPDMTLDNRIKCLQNLKEIGFQVGTGFLVGLPGQTLEDYVEDLIFLQELKPHMVGIGPFIPHQHTPMSHEQGGSLTDVITLLAIIRLLLPDVLLPATTALGSIDPIGREKGLKAGANVVMPNLSPTTARAKYALYDGKISTGDEAAECRICIEDKIRNAGFTVDMSRGDHIDWRGLS from the coding sequence ATGATTGATCTGGTTGAGAAACTTTATACCAACAACACCCTCCGGAAACATGAACTGATCCAACTCCTTAGGGACATTGAAGCACCTACTCGTAACCATCTGATTAAGAAGGCCCACGCTACCAGGATGCATCGGTATGGAGACCTGGTTTATATGCGGGGACTCATTGAGTTTACCAATTACTGCCACCAGAACTGCCAATACTGCGGCATACGAAGCGGAAATCCACGAGCGGAAAGATACCGTCTATCCCTCGATGAAATTCTAGATTCTTGCCGAATTGGTAGCGAACTTGGTTTCCGAACTTTTGTGCTTCAAGGTGGCGAAGACCTTTACTACAACGACGAACGGATCGTCGAAATACTGGAACGCATCAAAGAGCAATATCCTGAGTCGGCTATTACACTTTCCATTGGCGAAAAGTCCAGGGAATCTTACCAGAAGTTTTACAATGCAGGTGCCGACCGCTATCTTTTGCGCCATGAAACCGCTTCAAGACACCTCTACGAAAGAATGCATCCTGACATGACTCTGGATAACCGAATAAAATGCCTTCAGAATCTTAAAGAGATTGGATTCCAAGTGGGCACAGGATTCCTCGTAGGACTTCCTGGACAAACCTTGGAGGATTATGTCGAAGACTTAATCTTTTTACAGGAATTAAAACCCCATATGGTTGGCATCGGTCCTTTTATTCCCCATCAGCACACCCCGATGAGCCATGAACAAGGCGGTTCCCTGACGGATGTGATAACGCTACTCGCCATCATCCGACTGTTGCTTCCCGATGTGCTGCTGCCCGCTACCACAGCTCTTGGTAGTATTGATCCTATAGGACGTGAAAAAGGACTCAAGGCAGGTGCTAACGTTGTTATGCCCAATCTTTCACCAACCACCGCACGAGCCAAGTACGCCCTTTATGATGGTAAAATTTCTACGGGAGATGAAGCTGCCGAATGCAGGATCTGTATTGAAGACAAGATTAGGAACGCTGGCTTCACAGTGGACATGTCTCGTGGAGACCACATAGATTGGAGAGGATTATCATGA
- a CDS encoding DUF4392 domain-containing protein, translating into MKKSKQYHQIQEINSIIRKDLGSRGIIPLIREESLWKASESLMQSDRILIVTGFCVLKPMIGETDGPPGALSLAYALTGMGKEVLVTTDRYSKRMMERSVSPSHCPYRIESVSEGSAEISQYIQETLRHFRPDHIIAIERPGRAIDGHSYSMRGERLDPMVPQLDEFFNEEYARTYGYTRISIGDGGNEMGMGNYYDEIARSLNNGKKVASITTSDILIPAGTSNWGGYGLAAAMSILQSERLVQSPAEEWETIQKMVAAGAVDGVSGECQATVDGLPVPIYLQVLEAIYHLVTVS; encoded by the coding sequence ATGAAAAAATCAAAGCAATACCATCAAATTCAAGAGATTAACTCCATTATCAGAAAGGATCTAGGATCTCGTGGCATTATACCGCTGATAAGAGAAGAAAGTTTATGGAAAGCCTCTGAATCACTAATGCAGTCTGATCGAATTCTGATTGTCACCGGATTTTGCGTGCTAAAGCCGATGATTGGTGAAACGGACGGTCCTCCCGGCGCCCTTTCTCTAGCCTATGCCTTAACTGGAATGGGAAAAGAGGTACTGGTAACCACCGATAGATACTCGAAAAGGATGATGGAGAGAAGCGTCTCACCCAGCCATTGTCCTTACCGAATTGAATCGGTATCGGAGGGTTCGGCCGAAATCAGCCAATATATTCAAGAAACCCTTCGTCACTTTCGACCTGATCATATCATTGCTATTGAACGGCCGGGGAGAGCAATAGATGGACACAGCTATTCCATGAGAGGCGAACGCCTTGACCCAATGGTGCCTCAGCTAGACGAATTCTTTAATGAGGAATACGCACGCACCTATGGATATACAAGAATTTCCATTGGAGACGGTGGAAATGAAATGGGTATGGGAAACTATTATGATGAAATAGCCAGATCCTTAAATAACGGAAAAAAAGTTGCTTCTATAACAACCTCGGATATACTCATACCGGCAGGCACTTCTAATTGGGGAGGATATGGTCTGGCAGCAGCAATGTCGATTCTTCAAAGCGAGAGGTTGGTTCAAAGTCCAGCAGAAGAATGGGAAACAATTCAAAAAATGGTCGCGGCAGGAGCTGTTGATGGAGTATCCGGTGAATGTCAAGCGACAGTGGACGGTTTGCCTGTTCCTATCTATTTACAGGTACTGGAGGCCATTTATCATCTAGTGACGGTATCGTAA
- the hydG gene encoding [FeFe] hydrogenase H-cluster radical SAM maturase HydG, with the protein MIDHQYIENLLDEAKNTSKERIQEVLDKAQRKEGLNHRDIAILLQVQHKDQLKEIFKIAGDIKKSIYGNRIVVFAPLYVSDYCVNNCLYCGYRRDNDFPRRRLSWEEIQHEVRLLEQMGHKRLALEVGEDPVNCDIDYVLDAMNAIYSTHTDRGEIRRINVNIAATSTENYRKLKEAGIGTYILFQETYHHPTYEAMHPKSLKGNYEYHLTAFDRAMEAGIDDFGAGVLFGLADYTFEVMALMLHNEYLEQKYGVGFHTISVPRLKKAEGMELDSFSHLVSDDMFKKIVAIIRLAVPYTGLILSTRETPEVRREVLRYGVTQISAGSCTGVGGYKESDSGKKVNQFELTDHRSPLEVLKELISDGNIPSYCTACYRQNRTGDRFMQLAKSGQIQNICGPNALMTLMEFALDYGDKELLTMVEAVIREETMKIEEEDLRNLTLKNLENLKNGERDLYF; encoded by the coding sequence ATGATCGATCATCAATATATTGAAAACCTTTTGGATGAAGCTAAAAACACTTCCAAAGAAAGGATCCAAGAAGTCCTGGATAAGGCACAAAGGAAGGAAGGACTGAACCACAGGGATATTGCTATACTGTTACAGGTGCAGCACAAAGATCAGCTCAAGGAAATCTTCAAGATTGCCGGTGATATTAAAAAGTCTATCTATGGCAACAGAATAGTGGTATTTGCTCCCCTTTACGTCAGTGATTATTGTGTCAACAACTGTTTATACTGTGGATATAGAAGAGACAATGATTTCCCTAGACGTCGTCTGTCCTGGGAAGAAATACAACACGAAGTCCGACTACTTGAGCAAATGGGCCATAAACGTCTGGCTCTGGAGGTGGGTGAAGATCCAGTCAACTGTGACATAGATTATGTTTTGGACGCCATGAATGCCATCTATTCAACCCACACAGATAGGGGCGAAATAAGGCGGATCAATGTCAACATCGCCGCCACCAGCACTGAAAACTATAGGAAGCTGAAGGAGGCAGGCATTGGCACTTATATCCTGTTCCAGGAAACCTATCACCACCCCACCTACGAGGCTATGCATCCAAAATCCCTCAAGGGAAATTACGAATATCATTTAACGGCCTTTGACCGTGCCATGGAGGCAGGGATCGATGACTTTGGTGCAGGTGTGCTCTTCGGACTGGCTGATTATACGTTTGAAGTAATGGCTCTGATGCTTCATAATGAATATCTGGAGCAAAAATACGGGGTAGGCTTTCATACGATCTCCGTACCCAGGCTCAAAAAAGCCGAAGGCATGGAACTGGACAGTTTCTCTCACCTTGTATCCGACGACATGTTCAAAAAAATAGTAGCCATTATTAGGCTGGCGGTTCCCTATACCGGCCTCATTTTATCCACCCGGGAAACTCCAGAAGTTCGGCGGGAAGTTCTCCGTTATGGTGTCACCCAGATCAGTGCCGGCTCCTGTACCGGTGTTGGCGGTTATAAAGAATCTGATTCAGGAAAAAAGGTGAACCAGTTTGAACTGACAGACCATCGTAGTCCTCTAGAAGTATTAAAAGAACTTATTTCTGACGGTAACATTCCCAGTTACTGCACCGCCTGTTATCGCCAAAATAGAACCGGTGACCGGTTTATGCAATTGGCAAAATCTGGTCAGATTCAGAACATATGTGGCCCCAACGCTCTGATGACCCTAATGGAATTTGCACTGGACTATGGAGACAAAGAACTGCTGACCATGGTTGAGGCTGTCATCCGTGAGGAGACTATGAAAATCGAAGAGGAAGACCTACGGAACCTCACGCTTAAAAACCTGGAAAACCTTAAAAACGGAGAAAGAGATTTATACTTTTAG